A single Pantoea rwandensis DNA region contains:
- the nrdI gene encoding class Ib ribonucleoside-diphosphate reductase assembly flavoprotein NrdI produces MFPLVYFSSQSENTHRFITRLGLPARRIPVDGKQCLNIDQPYILVVPSYGGGSARGAVPRQVIQFLNDDANRRGIRGVIAAGNRNFGEGYCLAGDIIAQKCQVPYLYRFELMGTPDDIANVKAGVTQFWQRQTP; encoded by the coding sequence ATGTTCCCACTGGTCTACTTCTCTAGCCAGTCGGAAAACACGCACCGATTTATCACTCGTCTGGGACTGCCTGCTCGCCGCATTCCGGTGGATGGCAAGCAGTGCCTCAATATCGACCAGCCCTATATCTTAGTGGTGCCGAGCTACGGCGGCGGCAGCGCGCGAGGTGCGGTGCCCAGACAAGTGATTCAATTCCTTAATGATGACGCCAACCGACGCGGTATTCGCGGGGTGATTGCTGCCGGTAACCGCAACTTCGGTGAAGGCTACTGCCTGGCGGGCGACATTATTGCGCAGAAATGTCAGGTTCCTTATCTCTACCGCTTTGAGCTGATGGGAACCCCCGACGATATCGCTAATGTAAAAGCGGGAGTAACCCAATTTTGGCAACGACAGACACCCTGA
- the mmuP gene encoding S-methylmethionine permease, whose protein sequence is MQTQDTSSQENFKRTMKVRHLVMLSLGGVIGTGLFFNTGYIISTTGAAGTLLAYLIGALVVWLVMVCLGELAVAMPETGAFHVYAARYLSPATGYTVAWLYWLTWTVALGSSLTAAGFCMQYWFPATPVWLWCLVFCIAIYLLNIVSTRFFAEGEFWFSIIKVVTIIAFIILGAGAMFGFIPMKDGSAAPGLSNLTASGWLPHGTLPILMTMVAVNFAFSGTELIGIAAGETEQPQKALPLAIRTTVARLIIFFIGTVFVLAALIPMDQAGIVKSPFVLVFEKIGIPYAADIFNFVILTAILSAANSGLYASGRMLWSLANENTLPRCFAQVNRRGIPVLAITVSMIGGLLALFSSVIAPDTVFVALSAISGFAVVAVWLSICASHYVFRRRHLAAGGSLQQLAYRAPLYPLTPILGFLLCMLACVGLAFDPSQRIALWCGIPFVLFCYAAYHVTHRRNLKAGEANDVA, encoded by the coding sequence ATGCAAACGCAGGATACTTCTTCGCAGGAAAACTTTAAGCGCACCATGAAAGTGCGGCATCTGGTGATGCTGTCACTCGGCGGCGTGATTGGTACCGGACTCTTCTTTAACACCGGCTATATCATCTCGACCACCGGCGCAGCGGGCACGCTGCTGGCGTATCTGATCGGGGCGCTGGTGGTGTGGCTGGTGATGGTGTGCCTGGGTGAATTGGCCGTGGCGATGCCGGAAACCGGCGCGTTTCATGTCTACGCCGCGCGCTATCTCAGCCCGGCAACCGGCTACACCGTGGCATGGCTCTATTGGCTAACGTGGACGGTGGCGCTTGGCTCCAGCCTGACCGCCGCCGGTTTCTGCATGCAGTATTGGTTCCCCGCCACGCCCGTGTGGTTATGGTGTCTGGTGTTCTGCATCGCCATCTATCTGCTGAATATCGTCTCCACGCGTTTCTTCGCGGAAGGGGAGTTCTGGTTCTCCATCATCAAAGTGGTCACCATCATTGCCTTTATCATTCTTGGCGCAGGCGCGATGTTTGGCTTTATCCCGATGAAGGATGGCAGTGCCGCACCGGGATTAAGTAACCTGACGGCTTCAGGCTGGTTACCGCACGGCACCTTGCCCATTTTGATGACCATGGTGGCAGTGAACTTTGCCTTTTCCGGCACAGAGTTGATAGGTATCGCCGCCGGTGAAACCGAGCAGCCGCAGAAAGCCCTGCCGCTGGCAATTCGCACCACCGTAGCACGATTGATTATCTTCTTTATTGGTACAGTATTTGTGCTGGCGGCGTTGATCCCGATGGATCAAGCCGGCATCGTCAAAAGCCCGTTTGTGCTGGTGTTCGAGAAGATCGGCATTCCTTATGCGGCTGATATCTTCAATTTCGTGATCCTGACGGCGATCCTTTCCGCCGCCAACTCGGGGCTGTATGCATCGGGCAGGATGCTGTGGTCACTGGCGAATGAGAACACGTTGCCGCGCTGTTTCGCCCAGGTGAACCGCCGTGGGATTCCGGTGCTGGCGATCACCGTCAGTATGATCGGTGGCCTGCTGGCGCTGTTTTCCAGTGTGATCGCGCCGGATACCGTGTTTGTGGCGCTGTCAGCCATTTCAGGTTTTGCGGTGGTGGCGGTGTGGCTGAGTATTTGTGCCTCGCACTATGTGTTCCGTCGTCGCCATCTGGCCGCAGGCGGTTCGCTGCAACAACTCGCCTATCGCGCGCCACTCTATCCTTTAACGCCGATTCTCGGTTTCCTGCTGTGCATGCTGGCGTGTGTGGGGCTGGCCTTCGATCCTTCACAGCGTATTGCGCTGTGGTGTGGCATTCCATTTGTGCTGTTCTGCTATGCCGCATACCATGTCACGCATCGACGTAACCTGAAGGCCGGGGAGGCCAATGATGTCGCGTAA
- the mmuM gene encoding homocysteine S-methyltransferase has translation MSRNPVAEALTQHDTLILDGALATELEARGCNLADALWSAKVLMENPELIYQVHYDYFAAGANVAITASYQATPQGFAARGLDEAQALELITQSVKLAQRARDDYRAASGSEAALLVAGSVGPYGAYLANGAEYRGDYALPEAEMKDFHRPRVKALLDAGVDLLACETLPSFAEAQALVSLLAEFPDSSAWFSFTLRDAQYISDGTTLSQVADLVNNAPQVVAMGINCVALESVTPALQALQALCARPLLVYPNSGEQYDASSKTWHSAPSGCTLHDKFPEWQQAGARLIGGCCRTTPQDIAAIAACCQPQ, from the coding sequence ATGTCGCGTAATCCTGTCGCAGAAGCGTTAACTCAACACGACACACTGATTCTGGATGGTGCGCTGGCCACCGAACTGGAGGCGCGCGGCTGCAATCTCGCCGATGCGTTGTGGTCTGCCAAAGTGCTGATGGAAAATCCTGAGCTGATTTATCAGGTGCATTACGACTATTTTGCTGCTGGAGCCAATGTGGCGATCACCGCCAGCTATCAGGCCACACCGCAAGGCTTTGCGGCGCGTGGACTGGATGAGGCGCAGGCGCTGGAATTGATTACGCAAAGTGTGAAGCTGGCACAGCGTGCGCGTGATGATTATCGTGCGGCATCAGGCAGTGAAGCCGCTTTGCTGGTGGCCGGCTCCGTTGGGCCTTATGGGGCTTATCTTGCGAATGGTGCTGAGTATCGCGGTGATTACGCCCTGCCAGAAGCGGAGATGAAAGATTTCCATCGCCCACGCGTCAAGGCGCTGTTGGACGCGGGCGTGGATTTGCTGGCGTGTGAAACCTTGCCGTCGTTTGCTGAAGCGCAGGCGCTGGTGAGTTTGCTGGCAGAGTTTCCGGACAGCAGCGCATGGTTCTCCTTCACGCTGCGTGATGCGCAATACATTAGCGACGGCACGACGCTCAGCCAAGTCGCCGATCTGGTGAATAACGCACCGCAGGTGGTGGCGATGGGCATCAACTGTGTGGCGCTGGAGAGCGTGACGCCGGCGCTGCAAGCCCTGCAGGCACTGTGTGCCAGGCCTCTGCTGGTCTATCCCAACTCAGGCGAACAGTACGATGCCAGCAGCAAAACCTGGCACTCGGCACCGTCGGGCTGCACGCTGCACGATAAATTCCCTGAGTGGCAGCAAGCGGGCGCGCGGCTGATTGGTGGCTGTTGCCGCACCACGCCACAGGATATCGCGGCGATTGCCGCCTGTTGTCAACCGCAATAA
- a CDS encoding ABC transporter permease: MSKSQPVTPPAALPDAPQRWHNPLMVPLKAISLRLRIALGVAFFVLFIAVWTLVTLGGMVSPTFLADPLTMLQQGVLLFTEYNFSLDIGMTVMRVLSGFLLAAVIGVPLGIMMGAYKTWEAFLEPFVSFCRYLPASAFVPLLILWAGIGETQKILVIFIGSFFQIVLMVAVTVSGARRDLVEAAYTLGCSNRSIVRRVLIPGAAPGIAELLRLVLGWAWTYVIVAELIGSESGIGHMIVDSQALLNTGQIIFGIIVIGCIGLISDYLFKVLNRRLFAWSTL, encoded by the coding sequence ATGAGTAAAAGCCAACCCGTCACTCCGCCAGCCGCGCTGCCGGATGCGCCACAGCGCTGGCACAATCCGTTAATGGTGCCGTTGAAAGCGATTTCGCTGCGGTTACGTATTGCGCTCGGCGTGGCGTTCTTTGTGCTGTTTATCGCCGTGTGGACGCTGGTCACGCTGGGCGGCATGGTGTCGCCCACTTTCCTCGCCGATCCGTTGACCATGCTGCAACAAGGCGTGCTGTTGTTCACCGAGTACAACTTCTCGCTGGATATTGGCATGACGGTGATGCGGGTACTGTCGGGCTTCCTGCTGGCGGCCGTGATAGGTGTGCCGCTGGGCATCATGATGGGCGCCTACAAAACCTGGGAAGCCTTTCTCGAACCCTTCGTCTCCTTTTGCCGGTATTTACCGGCTTCGGCTTTCGTACCCTTGCTGATTCTGTGGGCCGGTATCGGTGAAACCCAGAAGATCCTGGTGATCTTTATCGGCTCCTTCTTCCAGATCGTATTGATGGTGGCGGTAACGGTGAGCGGTGCCCGTCGCGATTTGGTGGAGGCGGCGTACACGTTAGGATGCAGCAACCGCTCGATCGTGCGTCGTGTGCTGATCCCCGGCGCAGCACCGGGCATTGCCGAATTGTTACGTCTGGTGCTTGGCTGGGCGTGGACATACGTCATCGTCGCCGAACTGATCGGATCGGAAAGCGGCATCGGCCATATGATCGTCGATAGCCAGGCGTTACTGAATACCGGGCAGATCATTTTCGGCATCATCGTTATCGGCTGTATTGGCTTGATCTCTGATTATCTGTTCAAAGTGCTTAACCGGCGCTTGTTTGCATGGAGCACTCTGTAA
- a CDS encoding DUF883 family protein, whose product MFNRVSKNDDIDINQDVNELADSLEALLKSYGSEAKDEVDSARSKAQSLLKQTRAKLNNGNSRVSQAARDASYQVDAYVHDKPWHGVGVGAAVGLVLGALLMSRR is encoded by the coding sequence ATGTTTAATCGCGTAAGCAAAAACGATGACATTGATATTAATCAGGATGTGAATGAGCTGGCAGATTCGCTCGAAGCATTACTTAAATCTTACGGCAGCGAAGCCAAAGATGAAGTGGACAGCGCGCGCAGCAAAGCGCAGTCGCTGTTAAAACAGACTCGCGCAAAACTGAATAACGGTAACAGCCGTGTTTCTCAGGCAGCGCGTGACGCCAGCTATCAGGTTGATGCCTATGTGCACGATAAACCCTGGCATGGCGTAGGTGTCGGTGCAGCTGTGGGTCTGGTGCTTGGGGCACTGTTGATGTCACGCCGTTAA
- a CDS encoding DUF2002 family protein translates to MYLRPDEVARVLEKAGFEMDALTPKIYGYRRGESYVYVNREARMGRTALIIHPTLKEKSQHFAEPASEMKTCDHYTQFPLYLMGESQEHYGIPHGFSSRIALERYLQGVFGA, encoded by the coding sequence ATGTATTTACGTCCGGATGAGGTAGCGCGCGTACTGGAAAAGGCAGGGTTCGAAATGGACGCCCTGACGCCGAAAATCTACGGTTATCGTCGTGGTGAAAGCTATGTCTACGTCAATCGCGAAGCGCGCATGGGCCGCACCGCATTGATTATTCACCCTACGCTGAAAGAGAAAAGTCAGCACTTTGCTGAACCCGCTTCAGAGATGAAAACCTGCGATCACTACACGCAGTTTCCACTTTATCTGATGGGTGAATCCCAGGAACATTACGGTATTCCGCACGGTTTTAGCTCGCGTATTGCGCTTGAGCGCTATCTGCAAGGCGTATTTGGCGCCTGA
- the speG gene encoding spermidine N1-acetyltransferase: MTVKLRPLEREDLHFVHQLDNNASVMRYWFEEPYEAFVELSDLYDKHIHDQTERRFVVEHDGQKAGLVELVEINHVHRRAEFQIIIDPGHQGKGLASQAAKLAMDYGFSVLNLYKLYLIVDQENEKAIHIYTKLGFEVEGVLKHEFFINGEYRNTIRMCIFQQQYLAQHKSGHAMVKPTAQ, from the coding sequence ATGACGGTGAAATTGCGTCCGCTTGAGCGAGAAGATCTGCACTTTGTGCATCAGTTAGATAACAACGCCAGCGTGATGCGTTATTGGTTTGAGGAGCCGTACGAAGCCTTTGTGGAGCTGTCGGATCTTTATGACAAGCACATTCACGATCAAACCGAGCGCCGCTTTGTTGTCGAACATGACGGGCAAAAAGCGGGATTGGTGGAGCTGGTTGAGATCAACCATGTGCATCGCCGGGCTGAGTTTCAGATCATTATCGATCCGGGACATCAAGGCAAAGGTTTAGCCAGCCAGGCAGCAAAGTTAGCGATGGATTACGGTTTTTCGGTGCTGAATCTCTACAAACTCTACCTGATCGTTGATCAGGAGAATGAGAAAGCGATTCACATCTACACCAAGCTGGGATTTGAAGTGGAAGGCGTGCTGAAGCACGAATTTTTCATCAATGGTGAATATCGCAATACCATTCGGATGTGCATTTTCCAGCAGCAGTATCTGGCACAGCATAAATCCGGTCATGCGATGGTGAAGCCGACAGCGCAATAA
- a CDS encoding ABC transporter substrate-binding protein, which produces MGKPVKHVVHALTAAVLCASALAAQAADTKVAIGISGWTGFAPLTLADKAGIFKKHGLDVDVKMIPQSSRHLAVASGTIQCAATTVETYISWNAAGVPIKQIVQLDKSYGADGLAARSDITSIKDLKGKTIAVDAPGTSPYFLLAWMLDKNGMTMKDVRLATMAPQAAAQSFAAGQNDAAVTYEPYLSVIRNQPKAGKILATTLDYPMVMDTLGCTPTFLKAHPDAAKALVASYYDALEMIKQQPDKSNEIMGAAVKSTGKEFAESASYLRWQGPEENKKFFNGEIETFSDEAGKLLLRAGVIKKMPDVKSLYDASFVQ; this is translated from the coding sequence ATGGGCAAGCCAGTGAAACACGTTGTTCATGCATTAACCGCCGCAGTCCTGTGCGCCAGTGCTTTAGCCGCACAGGCAGCCGACACCAAAGTCGCTATCGGTATTTCCGGCTGGACCGGATTTGCCCCACTGACGCTGGCTGATAAAGCCGGGATCTTTAAAAAGCACGGCCTTGATGTCGATGTGAAGATGATTCCGCAGAGTAGCCGACATCTGGCGGTGGCTTCCGGCACCATTCAGTGCGCAGCCACTACGGTGGAAACCTACATCTCCTGGAACGCTGCAGGTGTGCCGATCAAGCAGATCGTTCAGCTGGACAAATCTTATGGTGCTGATGGCCTCGCCGCCCGCAGTGACATCACCAGCATCAAAGATCTCAAAGGCAAAACCATCGCGGTGGATGCGCCCGGCACCTCACCGTATTTCCTGCTCGCGTGGATGCTGGATAAAAACGGCATGACGATGAAAGACGTGCGTCTGGCGACCATGGCTCCTCAGGCGGCGGCCCAATCTTTTGCGGCGGGTCAAAACGATGCGGCGGTGACCTATGAACCTTATCTCTCGGTGATCCGCAATCAGCCTAAAGCCGGCAAGATCCTCGCCACCACGCTGGATTACCCGATGGTGATGGATACGCTGGGTTGCACGCCTACCTTCCTGAAAGCACACCCTGATGCCGCAAAAGCGCTGGTGGCCAGCTATTACGATGCGCTAGAGATGATCAAACAGCAGCCGGACAAGTCTAACGAAATCATGGGTGCAGCAGTGAAATCCACGGGCAAAGAGTTTGCGGAATCAGCCAGTTATTTGCGTTGGCAGGGGCCGGAAGAGAACAAGAAATTCTTCAATGGCGAAATTGAAACCTTCAGTGATGAAGCAGGCAAACTGCTGCTGCGTGCGGGCGTAATCAAGAAAATGCCGGATGTGAAGAGTTTGTACGACGCCAGCTTCGTACAGTAA
- the proV gene encoding glycine betaine/L-proline ABC transporter ATP-binding protein ProV, which yields MAIKLEVKNLYKVFGDHPEKAFKLIEKGESKETILAKTGLSVGVKDASLAIEEGEIFVIMGLSGSGKSTMVRLLNRLIEPTRGQVIIDGVNIAKISDAELREVRRNKISMVFQSFALMPHMTVLNNTAFGMELAGVALQERQEKALEALRQVGLDNYAHAYPDELSGGMRQRVGLARALAINPDILLMDEAFSALDPLIRTEMQDELVKLQAKHQRTIVFISHDLDEAMRIGDRIAIMQGGEVVQVGTPDEILNNPANDYVRTFFRGVDISHVFSAKDIARRSAGALIRKAAGFGPRSAIKLLQDEDREFGYVLEKQKFVGVVSTDSLKAALAAGEGLDSALLETPLAVPADTSLNDLLSHVAQAPCAVPVVGEENQYVGIISKSMLLRALDREGAQS from the coding sequence ATGGCAATTAAACTCGAAGTAAAGAATTTATATAAGGTATTTGGGGATCACCCCGAAAAGGCATTTAAGCTGATTGAGAAAGGCGAAAGCAAAGAGACGATTCTGGCGAAAACCGGTCTCTCAGTCGGCGTAAAAGATGCCAGTCTGGCCATTGAAGAAGGCGAGATCTTCGTCATCATGGGGCTCTCCGGTTCAGGGAAATCCACCATGGTTCGCCTTCTCAATCGTCTGATCGAGCCCACTCGCGGCCAGGTGATCATTGACGGTGTCAATATTGCGAAAATATCGGATGCTGAACTGCGTGAAGTGCGCAGAAATAAGATCAGCATGGTATTCCAATCCTTCGCATTAATGCCCCATATGACGGTTCTCAATAATACCGCCTTCGGCATGGAATTAGCGGGCGTGGCGTTACAGGAACGTCAGGAAAAAGCGCTGGAAGCATTGCGTCAGGTGGGACTGGATAATTATGCCCACGCCTACCCGGATGAACTCTCTGGTGGTATGCGTCAACGCGTCGGATTAGCCCGCGCGCTGGCAATCAATCCCGATATATTATTGATGGATGAAGCCTTCTCCGCCCTCGATCCGCTTATCCGCACTGAAATGCAGGATGAGTTGGTGAAACTGCAGGCGAAACATCAGCGTACCATCGTGTTTATCTCTCACGATCTCGACGAAGCGATGCGTATTGGCGATCGCATCGCCATCATGCAGGGCGGCGAAGTCGTTCAGGTCGGCACGCCGGATGAGATTCTGAATAATCCCGCGAACGATTATGTGCGCACCTTCTTCCGGGGTGTCGATATCAGCCATGTGTTTAGCGCTAAGGATATCGCCCGTCGTAGCGCTGGCGCACTGATTCGTAAAGCGGCCGGTTTTGGCCCGCGATCCGCCATCAAACTGCTGCAGGATGAGGACCGCGAATTTGGCTATGTGCTGGAGAAACAGAAATTTGTCGGCGTGGTTTCAACCGATTCACTTAAAGCAGCACTGGCCGCGGGTGAAGGTCTGGATAGCGCCCTGCTTGAGACGCCGTTAGCGGTTCCTGCGGATACCTCACTGAACGATTTGCTTTCCCACGTTGCCCAAGCGCCCTGCGCGGTGCCGGTGGTAGGCGAGGAGAATCAGTACGTCGGTATTATTTCCAAAAGCATGCTATTGCGCGCTTTAGATCGTGAAGGAGCCCAGTCATGA
- a CDS encoding redoxin NrdH, with product MRIIIYTKNNCVQCNATKNAMDRKGIDYQLINLDTQPEAIDNLKSLGYRQVPVVMTHDDHWSGFRPDKIASLRQLAAVGG from the coding sequence ATGCGCATTATTATTTACACTAAAAACAACTGTGTCCAGTGCAACGCGACAAAAAATGCCATGGACCGCAAAGGTATCGACTATCAGCTGATCAACCTCGATACCCAACCGGAAGCCATTGATAACCTCAAATCCCTCGGCTATCGCCAGGTGCCCGTTGTCATGACCCATGATGACCACTGGAGCGGCTTCCGCCCTGACAAAATCGCCAGCCTGCGCCAGCTCGCTGCAGTCGGGGGATAA
- the nrdF gene encoding class 1b ribonucleoside-diphosphate reductase subunit beta codes for MQLKQIQAINWNRIQDEKDLEVWNRLTSNFWLPEKVPLSNDLPAWQSLDHQQQQLTIRVFTGLTLLDTIQNVIGAPGLMEDAITPHEEAVLSNISFMEAVHARSYSSIFSTLCNTADVDAAYRWSEENEALQNKAKIVLEHYRAEDPLKKKIASVFLESFLFYSGFWLPMYWSSRGKLTNTADLIRLIIRDEAVHGYYIGYKYQKALEKVDDARREELQQFAIDLLLALYENEVEYTEALYADVGWAEEVKTFLHYNANKALMNLGYEALFPSELTTVNPAILSALSPNADENHDFFSGSGSSYVMGKAVETEDEDWNF; via the coding sequence ATGCAACTTAAACAAATTCAAGCGATTAACTGGAACCGTATCCAAGACGAAAAAGATCTCGAAGTGTGGAACCGTCTGACCAGCAACTTCTGGCTGCCGGAAAAAGTGCCGTTGTCCAACGATCTGCCTGCATGGCAGTCACTGGACCACCAGCAACAGCAGCTGACTATCCGTGTGTTTACCGGGTTAACGTTGCTCGACACCATCCAAAACGTGATCGGCGCGCCGGGCCTGATGGAAGACGCCATCACGCCGCATGAGGAAGCGGTGCTGTCGAATATCAGCTTTATGGAAGCAGTGCATGCGCGTTCCTATAGTTCGATTTTCTCCACCCTGTGCAACACCGCCGATGTCGATGCCGCGTATCGCTGGAGTGAAGAGAACGAAGCGTTGCAGAACAAGGCGAAGATTGTGCTGGAGCACTATCGTGCCGAGGACCCGCTGAAGAAGAAAATCGCCAGCGTGTTCCTGGAATCGTTCCTGTTCTACTCCGGTTTCTGGCTGCCGATGTACTGGTCAAGCCGTGGCAAATTGACCAACACCGCTGACTTGATTCGTTTGATTATTCGCGATGAAGCGGTACACGGATATTACATCGGCTATAAGTACCAGAAGGCACTGGAAAAAGTCGACGATGCACGCCGTGAAGAGCTGCAGCAATTTGCCATCGATTTGCTGCTGGCGCTGTATGAAAACGAAGTGGAGTATACCGAAGCGCTGTATGCGGATGTCGGTTGGGCGGAAGAGGTAAAAACCTTCCTGCACTATAACGCCAACAAGGCATTGATGAATCTGGGATATGAGGCGTTGTTCCCATCAGAGCTGACCACGGTGAATCCGGCGATTCTTTCCGCTTTGTCACCGAATGCCGATGAAAACCACGATTTCTTCTCCGGTTCAGGTTCTTCCTACGTGATGGGAAAAGCCGTGGAAACCGAAGACGAGGACTGGAATTTCTAG
- the nrdE gene encoding class 1b ribonucleoside-diphosphate reductase subunit alpha codes for MATTDTLNSTQLDYHALNAMLNLYDADGRIQFEKDHEATRQFFLQHVEPNTVQFASAGDRLRYLVAEGYYEATVLNQYDFNFLCQLHDEADAWGFRFHTFLGAWKFYTSYTLKTFDGKRYLETFEQRACMVALTLARGNESLSRELLAEMLSGRFQPATPTFLNCGKQQRGELVSCFLLRIEDNMESIGRAVNSALQLSKRGGGVAFLLSNLRESGAPIKRIENQSSGVIPVMKMLEDAFSYANQLGARQGAGAVWLNAHHPDIFRFLDTKRENADEKIRIKTLSLGVVIPDITFQLAKENRDMALFSPYDVERIYGKAFGDISISELYEEMLADDRIRKTYIKPRDFFQTLAEIQFESGYPYIMYEDSVNRHNPIAGRINMSNLCSEILQVNSASEFHDDLNYRRVGKDISCNLGSLNIAHAMDSRNLAQTVETAVRALTAVSEMSEINSVPSVAEGNRRSHAVGLGQMNLHGYLAREGMAYGSEEALDFTNLYFYCVTYHAVRTSNLLAQERKQRFDGFDQSQYANGHYFDKYVDRPWQPRTARVAQIFADAGIALPTQADWQALRESVMQHGLYNQNLQAVPPTGSISYINHATSSIHPIVSRIEIRKEGKTGRVYYPAPFMTNDNLDLYQDAYQIGPEAIIDTYAEATQHVDQGLSLTLFFRDDVTTRDINKAQIYAWKKGIKTLYYIRLRQMALQGTEVQGCVSCSL; via the coding sequence TTGGCAACGACAGACACCCTGAACAGCACGCAGCTGGACTATCACGCGCTCAATGCGATGCTGAACCTGTATGACGCCGATGGCCGCATTCAGTTTGAAAAAGATCATGAGGCCACGCGCCAGTTCTTCCTGCAGCACGTAGAGCCGAATACCGTACAGTTCGCTTCGGCGGGCGATCGTCTGCGCTATCTGGTGGCGGAAGGCTACTATGAAGCCACGGTACTGAATCAGTACGACTTCAATTTCCTGTGCCAGTTGCACGATGAAGCCGATGCCTGGGGTTTCCGTTTTCACACCTTCCTGGGGGCGTGGAAGTTTTACACCAGCTACACGCTGAAAACCTTCGACGGTAAACGTTATCTCGAAACTTTCGAGCAGCGCGCCTGCATGGTGGCGCTGACGCTGGCACGCGGTAATGAATCGCTGTCACGTGAATTGCTGGCAGAAATGCTCAGTGGCCGCTTCCAGCCAGCCACCCCAACCTTCCTCAACTGCGGTAAACAGCAGCGTGGTGAATTGGTGTCCTGCTTCCTGCTGCGCATCGAAGACAACATGGAATCGATTGGCCGTGCGGTGAATTCGGCGCTGCAACTCTCCAAACGTGGCGGCGGCGTGGCATTCCTGCTCTCCAACCTGCGTGAATCCGGTGCGCCTATTAAACGTATCGAAAACCAGTCGTCTGGTGTGATTCCGGTGATGAAGATGCTGGAAGATGCGTTCTCTTATGCGAATCAGCTCGGCGCACGTCAGGGCGCGGGCGCAGTGTGGCTGAACGCGCACCATCCGGATATTTTCCGCTTCCTCGATACTAAGCGAGAAAACGCTGACGAGAAGATCCGTATCAAAACGCTGTCACTGGGCGTGGTGATCCCCGATATCACCTTCCAGCTGGCGAAAGAGAATCGCGATATGGCGCTGTTCTCGCCGTACGACGTTGAGCGTATTTATGGCAAGGCATTTGGTGATATCAGCATCAGCGAGCTATACGAAGAGATGCTGGCGGACGATCGCATCCGTAAGACTTACATCAAGCCGCGTGATTTCTTCCAGACGCTGGCCGAAATCCAGTTTGAGTCAGGCTATCCGTACATCATGTACGAAGACAGCGTGAACCGTCATAACCCGATTGCCGGTCGCATCAATATGAGCAACCTGTGCTCGGAGATTTTGCAGGTTAACAGCGCCAGCGAATTCCATGACGATCTCAACTACCGCCGCGTGGGCAAGGATATCTCCTGTAACCTCGGCTCGCTGAACATCGCGCATGCCATGGATTCCCGCAATCTGGCACAAACCGTGGAAACGGCGGTACGCGCCTTAACAGCGGTTTCTGAGATGAGCGAAATCAACTCGGTGCCGTCGGTGGCGGAAGGCAATCGCCGTTCACACGCGGTGGGCCTGGGTCAGATGAACCTGCATGGTTATCTGGCGCGTGAAGGCATGGCTTATGGCTCGGAAGAGGCGCTGGATTTCACCAATCTTTACTTCTACTGCGTGACCTATCACGCGGTGCGCACCTCTAACCTGCTGGCACAAGAGCGTAAACAGCGCTTTGATGGCTTTGACCAGTCGCAATACGCCAACGGTCACTACTTCGATAAATATGTGGATCGCCCCTGGCAGCCGCGCACCGCGCGCGTGGCACAGATCTTCGCCGATGCAGGCATTGCACTGCCGACGCAGGCCGACTGGCAGGCATTGCGCGAATCAGTGATGCAGCATGGCCTGTACAACCAGAACTTACAGGCGGTTCCGCCTACCGGTTCAATTTCGTACATCAATCACGCCACCTCGAGTATTCATCCGATTGTGTCGCGCATTGAGATCCGCAAAGAGGGCAAAACCGGCCGCGTGTACTATCCGGCGCCGTTTATGACTAATGACAACCTGGATCTCTATCAGGATGCGTATCAGATTGGCCCGGAAGCGATTATTGATACCTACGCCGAAGCCACACAACACGTCGATCAGGGCTTGTCTTTGACACTGTTCTTCCGCGATGACGTCACCACGCGTGATATCAACAAAGCGCAAATTTATGCGTGGAAGAAAGGCATCAAAACGCTCTATTACATTCGTCTGCGCCAGATGGCGCTACAAGGCACTGAGGTGCAGGGCTGCGTCTCCTGCTCATTGTGA